From a region of the Synchiropus splendidus isolate RoL2022-P1 chromosome 12, RoL_Sspl_1.0, whole genome shotgun sequence genome:
- the galnt14 gene encoding polypeptide N-acetylgalactosaminyltransferase 14 isoform X1, with translation MKRACRRLAVAVAVLVWLGALVYLLVLSRRKLPELGAGPGGGAEEPKQISEADWDDMLDGFDERSYLSVRRWRPGDDPYRLYAFNQRESERVPSNRALPDTRHHRCSALHYDSDLPSTSIIITFHNEARSTLLRTVRSVLNRTPVHLIHEVILVDDCSEDESDCQLLTKLPKVRCLRNHHREGLIRSRVRGADAARAAVLTFLDSHCEVNREWLPPLLQRVRQDSTRVVSPVIDIINMDSFSYVAASPHLRGGFDWSLHFKWEPLSAEERARRTDPTQPIKTPIIAGGLFVIDRFWFNHLGQYDKAMDIWGGENFEISFRVWQCGGSLEILPCSRVGHVFRKKHPYVFPEGNANTYIKNTRRTAEVWMDDFRLFYYSARPAARGKEYGDIQSRVQLRQRLKCQSFQWYLTNVYPELKVPQDSDLGSGVIRQRQNCLESGRAEGQEQPVLLLGPCAAREGAAAQQEWVYTHGQQIRQQHLCLTLATTFPASQVLLLPCDLADSLQRWQRSGTHLEHLVSHFCLDSEMALDGLDPARMLVISPCEVTAYTQRWEVPFS, from the exons ATCTCGGAGGCGGACTGGGACGACATGCTGGACGGCTTTGATGAGAGAAGCTACCTGAGCGTGCGCCGCTGGAGGCCTGGGGACGACCCGTACCGGCTGTACGCCTTCAACCAGAGGGAGAGCGAGCGCGTCCCCAGCAACCGGGCGCTGCCGGACACCCGCCACCACAG ATGTTCTGCTCTCCATTATGACTCTGATCTTCCTTCCACATCgatcatcatcaccttccacAATGAGGCCAGGTCCACGCTGCTGCGCACTGTCaggag TGTTTTAAATCGAACCCCAGTTCACCTCATCCACGAGGTCATCCTGGTGGACGACTGCAGCGAGGACG AAAGTGACTGTCAGCTCCTCACCAAGCTGCCCAAGGTCCGATGCCTGCGCAACCACCACAGAGAAG GTCTGATCCGCTCCCGAGTGCGAGGGGCTGATGCTGCGAGGGCAGCCGTCCTCACCTTCCTGGACAGTCACTGTGAGGTCAACAGGGAATGGCTGCCCCCGCTGCTGCAGAGGGTCCGGCAGGACTCCACCCGGGTGGTCAGTCCCGTCATTGACATCATCAACATGGACTCCTTCTCCTACGTGGCAGCGTCGCCTCACCTGCGCGGAG GGTTCGACTGGAGTCTTCACTTCAAGTGGGAGCCGCTGTCAGCGGAGGAGCGAGCTCGTCGGACCGACCCGACCCAACCCATCAA GACCCCCATCATTGCCGGAGGGCTCTTCGTCATCGACAGGTTCTGGTTCAACCACCTGGGTCAGTACGACAAGGCCATGGACATCTGGGGCGGCGAGAACTTTG aGATCTCCTTCCGCGTGTGGCAGTGCGGCGGCAGCCTGGAGATCCTCCCGTGCAGCAGGGTGGGTCACGTCTTCAGGAAGAAGCATCCGTACGTCTTCCCTGAGGGCAACGCCAACACCTACATCAA GAACACACGTCGCACGGCTGAAGTCTGGATGGACGACTTCCGTCTCTTCTACTACTCTGCTCGGCCTGCAGCACGAGGGAAGGAGTACGGAGA CATCCAGAGTCGTGTGCAGCTCCGCCAGAGGCTCAAATGTCAATCCTTCCAGTGGTACCTCACCAACGTCTACCCTGAGCTCAA GGTCCCTCAGGACTCGGACCTGGGCTCCGGCGTGATCCGTCAGAGACAGAACTGTCTGGAGTCTGGTCGGGCGGAGGGTCAGGAGCAGCCCGTGCTCTTGCTGGGACCCTGTGCAGCCAGAGAGGGCGCTGCCGCGCAGCAG GAGTGGGTCTACACTCACGGGCAGCAGATCCGCCAGCAGCACCTCTGTCTGACTCTGGCCACCACCTTCCCTGCgtctcaggtgctgctgctgccctgcGACCTGGCTGACAGCCTCCAG CGCTGGCAGAGGTCCGGCACCCACCTGGAGCACCTGGTGTCCCACTTCTGCCTGGACTCGGAGATGGCTCTGGACGGTCTGGACCCGGCCCGGATGCTGGTCATCAGCCCCTGTGAGGTGACCGCCTACACTCAGAGGTGGGAGGTCCCCTTCTCCTGA
- the galnt14 gene encoding polypeptide N-acetylgalactosaminyltransferase 14 isoform X2, producing MKRACRRLAVAVAVLVWLGALVYLLVLSRRKLPELGAGPGGGAEEPKQISEADWDDMLDGFDERSYLSVRRWRPGDDPYRLYAFNQRESERVPSNRALPDTRHHSVLNRTPVHLIHEVILVDDCSEDESDCQLLTKLPKVRCLRNHHREGLIRSRVRGADAARAAVLTFLDSHCEVNREWLPPLLQRVRQDSTRVVSPVIDIINMDSFSYVAASPHLRGGFDWSLHFKWEPLSAEERARRTDPTQPIKTPIIAGGLFVIDRFWFNHLGQYDKAMDIWGGENFEISFRVWQCGGSLEILPCSRVGHVFRKKHPYVFPEGNANTYIKNTRRTAEVWMDDFRLFYYSARPAARGKEYGDIQSRVQLRQRLKCQSFQWYLTNVYPELKVPQDSDLGSGVIRQRQNCLESGRAEGQEQPVLLLGPCAAREGAAAQQEWVYTHGQQIRQQHLCLTLATTFPASQVLLLPCDLADSLQRWQRSGTHLEHLVSHFCLDSEMALDGLDPARMLVISPCEVTAYTQRWEVPFS from the exons ATCTCGGAGGCGGACTGGGACGACATGCTGGACGGCTTTGATGAGAGAAGCTACCTGAGCGTGCGCCGCTGGAGGCCTGGGGACGACCCGTACCGGCTGTACGCCTTCAACCAGAGGGAGAGCGAGCGCGTCCCCAGCAACCGGGCGCTGCCGGACACCCGCCACCACAG TGTTTTAAATCGAACCCCAGTTCACCTCATCCACGAGGTCATCCTGGTGGACGACTGCAGCGAGGACG AAAGTGACTGTCAGCTCCTCACCAAGCTGCCCAAGGTCCGATGCCTGCGCAACCACCACAGAGAAG GTCTGATCCGCTCCCGAGTGCGAGGGGCTGATGCTGCGAGGGCAGCCGTCCTCACCTTCCTGGACAGTCACTGTGAGGTCAACAGGGAATGGCTGCCCCCGCTGCTGCAGAGGGTCCGGCAGGACTCCACCCGGGTGGTCAGTCCCGTCATTGACATCATCAACATGGACTCCTTCTCCTACGTGGCAGCGTCGCCTCACCTGCGCGGAG GGTTCGACTGGAGTCTTCACTTCAAGTGGGAGCCGCTGTCAGCGGAGGAGCGAGCTCGTCGGACCGACCCGACCCAACCCATCAA GACCCCCATCATTGCCGGAGGGCTCTTCGTCATCGACAGGTTCTGGTTCAACCACCTGGGTCAGTACGACAAGGCCATGGACATCTGGGGCGGCGAGAACTTTG aGATCTCCTTCCGCGTGTGGCAGTGCGGCGGCAGCCTGGAGATCCTCCCGTGCAGCAGGGTGGGTCACGTCTTCAGGAAGAAGCATCCGTACGTCTTCCCTGAGGGCAACGCCAACACCTACATCAA GAACACACGTCGCACGGCTGAAGTCTGGATGGACGACTTCCGTCTCTTCTACTACTCTGCTCGGCCTGCAGCACGAGGGAAGGAGTACGGAGA CATCCAGAGTCGTGTGCAGCTCCGCCAGAGGCTCAAATGTCAATCCTTCCAGTGGTACCTCACCAACGTCTACCCTGAGCTCAA GGTCCCTCAGGACTCGGACCTGGGCTCCGGCGTGATCCGTCAGAGACAGAACTGTCTGGAGTCTGGTCGGGCGGAGGGTCAGGAGCAGCCCGTGCTCTTGCTGGGACCCTGTGCAGCCAGAGAGGGCGCTGCCGCGCAGCAG GAGTGGGTCTACACTCACGGGCAGCAGATCCGCCAGCAGCACCTCTGTCTGACTCTGGCCACCACCTTCCCTGCgtctcaggtgctgctgctgccctgcGACCTGGCTGACAGCCTCCAG CGCTGGCAGAGGTCCGGCACCCACCTGGAGCACCTGGTGTCCCACTTCTGCCTGGACTCGGAGATGGCTCTGGACGGTCTGGACCCGGCCCGGATGCTGGTCATCAGCCCCTGTGAGGTGACCGCCTACACTCAGAGGTGGGAGGTCCCCTTCTCCTGA
- the angel2 gene encoding protein angel homolog 2: MILRQLSSAPPRLRPPPLTSGHWRRGASLAAPCRPPAPHPPWWWGHALSGRSLHSSGCLLMDRPRRDKEPPHKRRKSTEEQVGDDARTDHQGASRETRENGAKTRPERHSSKERTQTLDPPTRWTRTCGSRWDLGPGHAPMPPPEVALIGSSVRSLQARWGSTRQPSPPGPAPPGLAPPGPAPPGPGPSSQELLRHWETCASNHPPAGGHVAFDFSVLSYNILSQQLLEDNAYLYRHCPPQILSWDHRLPNLLAEIQRLDADVLCLQEVQEDHYQDQIRPALQAQGFQCEFKKRTGNKPDGCAVAFRTSRLSLVSSHPVEFYRAGDALLDRDNVGMVVLLRPGGPGSEATPLCVANTHLLYNPRRGDVKLAQLAVLLAEIRRVARRPDGSLCPVLLCGDLNSTPWSPLYRFLTTGRLQYQGLESSMVSGQQSSSRGQRLLQSPIWSHSLGISQQCQYQSQQPTVEEAVSELSVEDPARPPADSWTIEHALPLRSSYRHRLPPDSRPEISTFHSRSAMTVDYILYSPESSSSPSGRGLQLLGRLSLVGWSDLVAVNGLPNRQHSSDHLPLLARFRLTRRVT, encoded by the exons ATGATCCTGCGCCAGCTGAGCTCAGCCCCCCCGCGCCTTCGTCCTCCGCCCCTCACGTCTGGACACTGGAGGAGGGGCGCCTCGCTCGCTGCCCCCTGCCGGCCCCCTGCTCCTCACCCCCCATGGTGGTGGGGACACGCCCTCTCCGGCCGCTCCCTTCACTCCTCCGGCTGCCTCCTGATGGACCGTCCTCGCCGTGACAAGGAGCCGCCGCACAAGCGCAGGAAGTCTACAGAGGAGCAGGTGGGCGATGACGCCCGGACCGACCACCAGGGGGCCAGCCGGGAGACTCGGGAAAATGGTGCCAAAACACGCCCGGAGAGACACTCGAGTAAAGAGCGGACTCAAACCCTGGACCCGCCGACCCGCTGGACTCGAACCTGCGGGTCGAGGTGGGACTTGGGACCCGGCCACGCACCGATGccaccaccagaggtcgctCTGATCGGCAGCTCTGTCAGGTCTCTCCAGGCCCGCTGGGGCTCGACCAGACAACCCTCCCCCCCTGGACCTGCCCCTCCTGGACTCGCCCCTCCTGGACCTGCCCCTCCTGGACCTGGCCCCTCCTCCCAAGAGCTGCTACGACACTGGGAGACCTGCGCTTCCAACCACCCGCCAGCAGGGGGCCACGTGGCCTTCGACTTCTCAGTGCTGTCCTACAACATCCTgtcgcagcagctgctggaggacaaCGCCTACCTGTACCGACACTGCCCGCCCCAGATCCTGTCCTGGGACCACCGCCTGCCCAACCTGCTGGCCGAGATCCAGCGGCTGGACGCCGAC GTCCTCTGTCTGCAGGAGGTCCAGGAAGACCACTACCAGGACCAGATCAGACCGGCGCTCCAGGCTCAAG GTTTCCAGTGTGAGTTCAAGAAGCGCACCGGGAACAAGCCGGACGGCTGCGCCGTGGCCTTCAGGACGTCCCGTCTGTCTCTGGTCTCTTCCCACCCCGTGGAGTTCTACCGAGCCGGTGACGCCCTGCTGGACCGTGATAACGTGGGCatggtggtgctgctgcgtcCCGGCGGGCCGGGGTCGGAGGCGACGCCCCTCTGTGTGGCCAACACTCACCTGCTCTACAACCCTCGACGAGGAGACGTGAAGCTGGCGCAGCTGGCCGTCCTGCTGGCCGAGATTAGGCGTGTAGCCCGCCGGCCAGACGGCTCGCTCTGCCCAGTCCTCCTCTGTGGGGACCTCAACTCCACGCCCTGGAGCCCCCTCTACCGCTTCCTGACCACCGGCCGCCTCCAGTACCAGGGGCTGGAGAGCAGCATG GTGTCGGGCCAGCAGAGCAGCTCTCGTGGTCAGCGCCTCCTCCAGAGTCCCATCTGGTCCCACAGTCTGGGCATCAGCCAGCAGTGTCAGTACCAGAGCCAGCAGCCCACAG TGGAAGAAGCCGTGTCTGAGCTCAGCGTGGAGGATCCCGCCCGCCCGCCTGCCGACAG cTGGACCATCGAGCACGCGCTCCCTCTCCGATCTTCGTACCGGCACCGTCTGCCGCCCGACTCCCGGCCTGAGATCTCCACCTTCCACTCCAGGTCGGCCATGACGGTGGACTACATCCTCTACTCCCCCG agtcttcctcctctccgaGTGGGCGGGGCCTGCAGCTGCTCGGCCGGCTCTCATTGGTCGGCTGGTCCGATCTGGTGGCCGTCAACGGCCTTCCCAACCGCCAGCACTCGTCTGACCACCTTCCACTGCTCGCTCGCTTCCGCCTGACCCGACGGGTCACGTGA